The DNA window ACTCCGACGGCGGCTGGGGTGACACGACCCTGTCACTCAGCAACATCAGCACCACATGTCTTTGTTGGGCGGCATTCGTCGCCGACGAGAACTGGGCCGCCGGCGCTTATGAGAGTACGCTGCGGGCCGTCGAAAAATGGCTCATCCGAACCGTCGGCACGCTCGCCCCCGATGCCATCGCCAGCGCCATCGTCAAACGCTACGGCGAAGACCACACGTTCTCCGTACCGATTCTGACCATGTGCGCCATGGCCGGTCGATTGGGGCTGGGGCCGGCGGCGTGGGACCTTGTGCCGGCGCTCCCGTTCGAACTGGCCGCCTTTCCACAAAGGATGTTCAAGTGGCTGAAATTGCCGGTCGTCAGCTACGCGCTACCGGCACTGATCGCGATCGGCCAGGTCCGTCACGCCCGTCGGCCCAGCGGGCATTCGGTCCTGCGAACCCTTCGAAATCTGACGCGAAAACGGACGCTCAAGCTGCTGACGCGCATCCAGCCCACCACTGGCGGATTCCTGGAAGCGACGCCGCTGACGAGTTTCGTCGTGATGAGCCTGGCCGCCGCCGGCAACGCCGACCACCCAGTGGTCAAAAAGGGCGTCGAGTTCCTGACCGCTTCGGTTCGCGATGACGGAAGCTGGCCGATCGATACGAACCTCGCAACCTGGGTGACAACGCTGGCCGTCAACGCGCTGGCGAATCATCCCGAGTTCGACGCCGTCCTTCCCGAATCCGAACGCAAGCCCGTCCGCGACTGGTTGCTCGGTCAGCAATACCGCAAGGAACACCCGTACACTCTTGCCAATCCCGGCGGCTGGGCGTGGACCGACCTTCCCGGCGGCGTTCCCGACGCCGACGACACGCCCGGGGCTCTGATCGCGCTCAGAAATCTCGGAAGCGTCGATGAGCGCGTCCGGGGATCGGTGGCGGCCGGTCTCAAATGGCTCGCCGGACTTCAGAACCGCGACGGCGGCATGCCGACGTTTTGCAAGGGCTGGGGCAAACTCCCCTTTGACAAAAGCAGCACCGACCTGACGGCCCACGCCCTGCGGGCCGGATTCGTGTGGAAGGATCAGTTTTCATGCGGACTGACCGCCAATGCGGTGGCGTTCCTGGTCCGTGGTCAGCATCGCGACGGCTCCTGGACGCCGCTCTGGTTCGGCAATCAGCACCTGGCGGTCGAGGAGAACCCGGTCTATGCGACGTCGCGCGTCCTGCTCACCGCCGGTCAATTGCCGGCCGAAGTCGTGACGCGCGCCGTGCAGTGGCTGCTCGCCGCCCAACACGAAAGCGGTGGATGGGGCGGCGGCCCGAAAATCGCACCTAGCATTGAAGAAACGGCGCTTGCCCTGGAAGCCCTGGCATCGCTCGCACTGGATGATGCCCCAGAGGCAACCTTCGCCCGCGGTGATATCGACACCGCGATCGAGCGAGGCGTCTCGTGGCTCATCCAGAACACGCGCGACGGTACGCAGTTCCCACCGTCGCCGATCGGATTCTATTTCGCGAAGCTCTGGTACTTTGAGAAGCTCTACCCGCTGGTCTGGGTGGTAAGCGCACTCGGCAAGGTCATGCAAACGTCGAGAAGTGTAGAGGCGAAACGGCGTGGGCTATAGTTCTTGCGTCACTTCGATGTGACGGCGATATCGTCGTGGGCGTCCCGGCAAGTCGTGCCCGGCTGGCAACGTCATAACCCCTTTCACGGTAAGATACGAAGTCGTTGTGAGCATTCTTCACTAACCGAAAAAGCATGATGTCGATTCGCAATTTATTCGCACTTGCCGTCGGACTCACCTGCACAGCGTCCGCAGTTGCTGCTCCGGGCGCGCCGCTTCAGTTCAACCGTGACATCCGTCCGCTGCTGTCCGATAACTGCCTCGCATGCCACGGTCCGGATTCTGCGCACCGCAAGGCGTCGCTACGGCTGGACACGCAGGAAGGGCTCTTCGGCAAGCGGGAGGACGGCATTGCCGTCGTCCCGGGCAAGCCGGCCGAGAGCATCATCTGGTCGCGCATCATTACTACCGATGCCGACGACCTCATGCCGCCGCCCGATTCACACAAGAAGCTGACGCCAGCCCAGAAGGCGACGATCAAGCGGTGGATCGAAGAGGGCGCTTCGTGGGAGCCGCACTGGTCCTTGAAGGCTCCGGTTCGGCCGGCCGCGCCGGCGGTGAAAACCGCCAAGTGGGTTCGTAACGCGATCGATGCATTCGTCCTCGCGAAAATGGAAGCCGCCGGGCTGAGCCCGGCCGTCGAGGCCGACCGGCGAACGCTCGCCCGTCGCCTGTCGTTCGACCTGATCGGCCTGCCACCGTCACCGGAGGAAGTGGAGGCCTTCGCGACCGATCCTTCTCCCAACGCCTACGAGGCGTACGTGGATATGCTGCTGGCCAAGCCACAGTGGGGCGAACACCGCGGCCGCTACTGGCTCGATGCCGCCCGCTACGGAGACACCCACGGCATTCACAATGATAACTACCGCGAGATGTGGGCCTACCGCGACTGGGTGATAGACGCATTCAACCGCAACCTGCGGTTCGATCAGTTTGTCACCGAGCAGGTCGCCGGCGACCTTCTGCCCAATCGCACCCTTGAGACACAGATCGCCAGCGGCTTCCAGCGGTGCAACATCACCACGAGCGAAGGGGGCTCGATCCCCGACGAAGTGCAGGCGATGTACGACAAGGATCGCGTCGAAACCACCGCCACCGTCTTCCTGGGCCTGACGATGGGCTGCGCGGCATGCCACGACCATAAGTTCGATCCGATCAGCCAGCGCGACTTCTATTCGATGGCGGCTTTCTTCCGGAACACGACACAGCCGGCAATGGACGGCAACAAGCCGGACACCCCGCCGATCATCGTCGTCCCGAATGCCGAAGACCGTCCCCGATGGGAGAAGCTCACGCAGACGCTCACCGAGCTGACCGCGGCAAAGAAGACGCGCGAAGGTGAAGCGAACAAACCCTTCGAGGACTGGCTGAAAGCAGGCGAGCACCGCAAGCTCACCGCGCCGCTGGCCATCACCGACGAGCTGTTCGCCGCCGACTTCGACGAAGGCACCGGCGCCGCATCAACCGACATCGCCGGAAAGGCCGGCACCCTCGGTTTGCCCGCGGGCGTCAGCTGGAGCGACGGCCAGGCGAAAGGCCAGAAAGCGATTAAGTTTGCCGACAAGGCGTCGATCGAGCTGTCCGAGGTCAAGATGGAACCCGGGCAGGCGTTTTCGATCGGGGCCTGGGTATTGGTGCCGCCGGAAGAAGGCACGTTCGTCATCGCCAGCAAAATTGACCCCAAGGCCAAGACGCCGACAACCGGATGGGCGCTGTCCATCGAGACGCGCGTTCCGTCGTTTCGGATATTTGGCAAAGGCGGCAAGAAGCTCGAGATCCGCGGCAATTCGTCCAGCCGGCCTCAAAGCGGCAAGTGGGTGCACCTGCTCGTTTCCTACGACGGCAGCGGTCACCCCTCGGGGTTGACGATGCACATCAACGGCAAGCCGGAATTCCCGGACTATTCTGCCGACAGCGCCCCGCTGG is part of the Humisphaera borealis genome and encodes:
- a CDS encoding prenyltransferase/squalene oxidase repeat-containing protein, whose product is MPVDPNALKTTLDNATRALLDARGPHGHWEGELSSSALSTATAVFALSQVLETQAERADPAFVSRAGKLIRQGLGWLALNQNSDGGWGDTTLSLSNISTTCLCWAAFVADENWAAGAYESTLRAVEKWLIRTVGTLAPDAIASAIVKRYGEDHTFSVPILTMCAMAGRLGLGPAAWDLVPALPFELAAFPQRMFKWLKLPVVSYALPALIAIGQVRHARRPSGHSVLRTLRNLTRKRTLKLLTRIQPTTGGFLEATPLTSFVVMSLAAAGNADHPVVKKGVEFLTASVRDDGSWPIDTNLATWVTTLAVNALANHPEFDAVLPESERKPVRDWLLGQQYRKEHPYTLANPGGWAWTDLPGGVPDADDTPGALIALRNLGSVDERVRGSVAAGLKWLAGLQNRDGGMPTFCKGWGKLPFDKSSTDLTAHALRAGFVWKDQFSCGLTANAVAFLVRGQHRDGSWTPLWFGNQHLAVEENPVYATSRVLLTAGQLPAEVVTRAVQWLLAAQHESGGWGGGPKIAPSIEETALALEALASLALDDAPEATFARGDIDTAIERGVSWLIQNTRDGTQFPPSPIGFYFAKLWYFEKLYPLVWVVSALGKVMQTSRSVEAKRRGL
- a CDS encoding DUF1553 domain-containing protein, whose product is MMSIRNLFALAVGLTCTASAVAAPGAPLQFNRDIRPLLSDNCLACHGPDSAHRKASLRLDTQEGLFGKREDGIAVVPGKPAESIIWSRIITTDADDLMPPPDSHKKLTPAQKATIKRWIEEGASWEPHWSLKAPVRPAAPAVKTAKWVRNAIDAFVLAKMEAAGLSPAVEADRRTLARRLSFDLIGLPPSPEEVEAFATDPSPNAYEAYVDMLLAKPQWGEHRGRYWLDAARYGDTHGIHNDNYREMWAYRDWVIDAFNRNLRFDQFVTEQVAGDLLPNRTLETQIASGFQRCNITTSEGGSIPDEVQAMYDKDRVETTATVFLGLTMGCAACHDHKFDPISQRDFYSMAAFFRNTTQPAMDGNKPDTPPIIVVPNAEDRPRWEKLTQTLTELTAAKKTREGEANKPFEDWLKAGEHRKLTAPLAITDELFAADFDEGTGAASTDIAGKAGTLGLPAGVSWSDGQAKGQKAIKFADKASIELSEVKMEPGQAFSIGAWVLVPPEEGTFVIASKIDPKAKTPTTGWALSIETRVPSFRIFGKGGKKLEIRGNSSSRPQSGKWVHLLVSYDGSGHPSGLTMHINGKPEFPDYSADSAPLAGVADRNDQPVRLGTDGKRYLTNGALADVRIFGRKLLVDEAAAIQKWSALKPALVAKNDKLSPAQKADLKLLYLVRQDESYRDISHRISVAEAGQREINKRSAITHVMAEKPNTPAMARILFRGQYDQPKDEVMAMTPAALHPYPKDGPQNRLGLARWIIDPANPLTSRVTVNRLWQEVFGTGIVRTSEDFGIMGENPSHPELLDWLAVEFRAPADGAPGGDFKKFFKMLVMSATYRQAAIATPEKLVADPQNRLLSRGPRFRMDAEVLRDFALASSGLLVKKIGGPSVKPYQPPGVWEAVAMKSSNTRDYKEDTGEGLYRRSMYWFWKRSAPPASMDLMNAPTREVCTVRRERTNTPMQALVTMNDPQWVEAARHLAERTLKEAGNSFDARLDFVTQRLISRKLSDRERQICRTSFNDFAATYAVSEEEAKKLIATGASTPDEKLPPAELATWTMLASQLMNLDEALNK